In the genome of Amia ocellicauda isolate fAmiCal2 chromosome 3, fAmiCal2.hap1, whole genome shotgun sequence, one region contains:
- the LOC136746841 gene encoding ribonuclease inhibitor: MILVNSSITELNLTNNYVGDLGVKHLTALLSRATCNISKLGLANNSLSAACCTDLATLVSSSQALKELSLSKNDFAASGFTIQFSELSQPTCQLEELELFCCGITAQCCEDLAANLHSNHVLKKLVLRNNKLEDRGVEQLCSAFQQPISALRTLQLEGCMLTSKCCAALATVLEKSRSLQHLGLDWNDIGDEGVRQLCQGLQTPGCVLQTLEMESCELTAGCCGELAQTLSSSHSLTCLVLSDNELGDQGVKLLSAGLKHPNCVLQTLVLQENNLTAACCKDLEQALDSSSHLTTLDLSRNLLTDKSVSYLQGLAQSCVSLCTVELRLNKLSRHGKSKLNYPQSWKVSFNI; this comes from the exons ATGATCCTCGTAAACTCCTCTATAACAGAGTTGAATTTAACCAACAACTATGTAGGGGATCTGGGAGTGAAGCATCTCACAGCATTGCTGAGCAGGGCAACATGCAACATCAGTAAGCTTGG GCTCGCTAATAATAGCTTGTCGGCTGCATGTTGCACAGACCTCGCCACTCTTGTAAGCTCATCGCAGGCCCTGAAGGAGCTTTCCCTCAGTAAAAATGACTTTGCAGCTTCAGGATTTACCATCCAGTTTTCTGAATTGAGTCAACCAACCTGCCAGTTAGAAGAGCTGGA GCTGTTCTGTTGTGGGATTACAGCACAGTGCTGTGAGGATCTGGCTGCCAACCTCCACTCCAACCACGTACTCAAAAAACTTGTCCTGAGGAACAATAAACTGGAGGACAGGGGAGTGGAACAGCTCTGCAGTGCCTTCCAGCAGCCGATCTCTGCACTGCGGACACTGCA GTTAGAGGGGTGTATGCTGACCAGTAAATGCTGCGCAGCCCTGGCTACAGTGTTGGAGAAAAGCCGCTCGCTGCAGCACCTGGGCCTGGACTGGAATGACATCGGGGATGAGGGGGTCAGGCAACTCTGTCAGGGGCTACAGACCCCAGGCTGTGTGCTCCAGACACTGGA GATGGAGAGCTGTGAGCTCACAGCTGGCTGCTGTGGGGAACTTGCCCAGACTCTCTCCTCCAGCCACTCACTCACCTGTCTGGTCCTGAGTGACAATGAACTAGGAGACCAGGGGGTGAAGCTTCTGAGTGCTGGTCTGAAGCACCCAAACTGCGTTCTTCAGACCCTTGT GCTGCAGGAGAATAACCTAACAGCAGCCTGTTGTAAGGACTTGGAGCAAGCCCTTGACAGCAGCTCCCATTTGACCACATTGGATTTGTCCAGGAACCTTCTGACGGACAAATCAGTCAGTTACCTGCAAGGCCTTGCCCAGAGCTGTGTGAGCCTGTGTACAGTAGA GTTAAGACTAAACAAGTTGAGTCGCCATGGCAAGAGCAAACTGAATTATCCACAGTCATGGAAAGTGTCCTTCAACATATAG
- the rrm1 gene encoding ribonucleoside-diphosphate reductase large subunit — protein sequence MHVIKRDGRQERVMFDKITSRIQKLCYGLNGDFVDAAHITMKVIQGLYSGVTTVELDTLAAETAATLTTKHPDYAILAARIAVSNLHKETKKIFSDVMEDLYHYVNPLNDRHSPMISKETLDLVLAHKDRLNSAIIYDRDFSYNFFGFKTLERSYLLKINGKVAERPQHMLMRVSVGIHKSDIDAAIETYNLLSEKWFTHASPTLFNAGTNRPQLSSCFLLAMKDDSIEGIYDTLKQCALISKSAGGIGVAVSCIRATGSYIAGTNGNSNGLVPMLRVYNNTARYVDQGGNKRPGAFAMYLEPWHFDVFEFLELKKNTGKEEQRARDLFYALWIPDLFMKRVESNQDWSLMCPSDCPGLDECWGEEFEKLYTRYEREGRARKVVKAQQLWYAIIESQTETGTPYMVYKDACNRKSNHQNLGTIKSSNLCTEIVEYTSSDEVAVCNLASIALNMYVTPDRTYDFKKLAEVTKVIVRNLNKIIDINYYPVPEAETSNKRHRPIGIGVQGLADAFILMRFPFESPEAQLLNAQIFETIYYAALEASCELAAELGPYETYQGSPVSKGILQYDMWEKTPTDLLDWKALKEKIAKHGVRNSLLLAPMPTASTAQILGNNESIEPYTSNIYTRRVLSGEFQIVNPHLLKDLTERGLWSEEMKNEIIAQNGSIQGISDIPEDLKELYKTVWEISQKTVIKMAADRGAFIDQSQSLNIHIAEPNYGKLTSMHFYGWKQGLKTGMYYLRTKPAANPIQFTLNKEKLKDTEVVGERDAKERNKAAMVCSLENRDECMMCGS from the exons ATGCACGTCATCAAGCGAg atggACGCCAGGAACGGGTCATGTTTGACAAAATCACTTCCCGCATTCAGAAACTGTGCTATGGGCTCAATGGGGACTTTGTGGATGCT GCTCATATCACCATGAAGGTGATCCAGGGGCTGTACAGCGGGGTGACCACAGTGGAGCTGGACACCCTGGCGGCAGAGACGGCCGCCACCCTCACCACCAAGCACCCAGATTATGCCATCCTGGCCGCCCGCATCGCCGTGTCCAACCTGCACAAGGAAACCAAGAAGATCTTCAGTG ATGTGATGGAGGATCTGTACCATTATGTGAATCCCCTCAATGACCGTCACTCTCCCATGATCTCTAAAGAGACTCTCGACTTGGTCCTGGCTCACAAGGAC CGTTTGAATTCCGCCATTATTTATGATCGAGATTTCTCCTACAACTTCTTTGGATTTAAG ACACTGGAACGATCCTACCTCCTAAAGATCAATGGAaaag TGGCGGAGCGTCCTCAACACATGCTGATGCGAGTGTCCGTCGGGATTCACAAGAGCGACATCGATGCAGCCATTGAAACCTACAACCTGCTGTCTGAGAAGTGGTTCACCCACGCCTCCCCCACGCTGTTCAATGCTGGTACCAACCGCCCACAACTTTCCAG CTGTTTCCTGCTGGCCATGAAGGATGACAGCATTGAGGGGATCTATGACACCCTGAAGCAATGCGCCCTGATCTCCAAATCTGCGGGGGGGATTGGTGTTGCCGTCAGCTGTATCCGAGCCACTGGCAGCTACATTGCTGGG ACGAACGGCAACTCCAACGGCCTAGTGCCCATGCTGAGGGTGTACAACAACACGGCCCGCTATGTGGATCAGGGAGGAAACAAG AGGCCTGGTGCGTTTGCCATGTATCTGGAGCCCTGGCACTTTGACGTGTTTGAGTTTCTGGAGCTGAAGAAGAACACTGGGAAGGAGGAGCAGAGAGCCCGGGACCTCTTCTACGCCCTCTGGATCCCAGATCTCTTCATGAAGAGGGTGGAAAGCAATCAG GATTGGTCCCTGATGTGTCCCAGTGACTGTCCAGGTCTTGATGAGTGCTGGGGAGAAGAGTTTGAGAAACTCTATACAag GTATGAGAGAGAGGGCCGGGCACGCAAGGTGGTGAAGGCCCAGCAGCTGTGGTACGCCATCATCGAGTCTCAGACGGAGACCGGCACCCCCTACATGGTCTATAAGGACGCTTGCAACCGGAAGAGCAACCACCAGAACCTGGGCACCATCAAGAGCAGCAACCTTTGCACAGAGATTGTGGAGTACACCAGCAGTGATGAG gtggctGTGTGTAACCTGGCCTCTATCGCCCTGAACATGTATGTGACTCCTGACCGCACCTACGACTTCAAGAAGCTCGCCGAAGTCACCAAGGTCATTGTAAGGAACCTGAACAAGATCATCGACATCAACTATTATCCCGTGCCTGAG gctGAGACCTCCAACAAGCGTCATCGGCCCATTGGGATTGGTGTCCAGGGCCTGGCGGACGCATTCATCTTGATGCGCTTCCCCTTCGAAAGCCCGGAGGCCCAGCTGCTCAACGCCCAGATCTTCGAGACCATCTACTACGCGGCCCTGGAGGCCAGCTGTGAACTGGCGGCAGAGCTGGGGCCCTACGAGACCTATCAGGGCTCACCGGTCAGCAAGGGG ATCTTGCAATATGACATGTGGGAGAAAACCCCTACTGATCTCTTGGACTGGAAAGCACTGAAAGAGAAAATTGCCAA ACATGGCGTGCGGAACAGCCTGCTGTTGGCCCCCATGCCCACTGCCTCCACCGCTCAGATCCTGGGCAACAACGAGTCCATCGAGCCCTACACCAGCAACATCTACACACGCAGGGTGCTCTCTGGGGAGTTCCAG ATTGTCAACCCACACTTGCTGAAGGACCTGACTGAGCGAGGGCTGTGGAGCGAAGAGATGAAGAACGAGATCATTGCCCAGAACGGCTCCATTCAG GGCATCTCTGACATCCCAGAAGACCTGAAGGAGCTGTACAAGACTGTGTGGGAGATCTCCCAGAAGACCGTGATCAAGATGGCCGCCGACCGGGGCGCCTTCATCGACCAGAGCCAGTCGCTGAACATCCACATCGCAGAGCCCAACTACGGCAAGCTCACCAGCATGCACTTCTACGGCTGGAAGCAG GGACTAAAGACCGGCATGTACTACTTAAGGACGAAGCCGGCTGCCAACCCCATCCAGTTCACCCTGAACAAGGAGAAGCTGAAGGACACGGAGGTGGTGGGTGAGCGGGACGCCAAGGAGCGCAACAAGGCGGCCATGGTGTGCTCCCTGGAGAACCGGGACGAGTGCATGATGTGCGGCTCATAG